The stretch of DNA CAGACGGGATAGTAATTCATGGGCACAATCAATTAGGCTGGATTAGCTACACATTCGATTCATTCAGCGTCAGGATCTATTTGGGCTTGACTGAACTCAAACAATACTTCAGCCCGCCACGAAGAATACAATACAATAGTGgaccaaaacattttttattcgCCATTTAAGACCAATACAAAAGCCTAAAGGAGAAGAATTTGTCAGATTCCAGGGTCCTGACCAGAAGAAACTGTACATGGTGCGAATGTTAAAAATGTCACCGGCAAAAAATGCAAGGCGTTGGTGCATGTTGTTTATATAACTCAATGAATGAATTCGCTTATGTGACGCCTCATTTTAAATGCACGTAATTaaaccattattatttttcagcACCTTGTTCAATTGGTCGGTCCTCCAAAAACACCCTATACACCAAATTTTGACAGTTCAAAAATTAAGTTGGTTTCTAtcaatttggatagtgagttgagatgagatgaaaattgaataaaatattatttgaatattatttttgttttgatatttaaaaaagtagaattatttattgtattttatatgaaagtttataaaaattgaaataatgagatgagatgagatgagatgacttgagatgaattttgaattcaaacctaCCAAAGAATGATATGCAAATAGTTACGGTTTTTACGAAGCGCTCAGCCTTGGTGTTGTTTAAGATTCCTGAACTAGGGTTGGCGCATGGCGGCGCCCCATGCCCCCCCGTACTCAGTGGGGGCTGCTGCAGGGGATGGTGGATCCCTGTCTTTTGCTCAGATGGTCTCTAAATCAACAATGTCATAGTCGTTCAAGATGCAGATCCGTTATCCCGTTGATGTGGATTGTGAGCCAGGGTTCATCTTTTCGGAACCAGAGATGTCGAAGGCGGCAGAAGATTTCCGTTTTGcacttgttttgaaatttgttcgTGCAAGACCAACCATTGATGATATTCGGCAAGGTATCATACAGTCCTTGGGATTGCTGGACGTTCCAACGGTCAGTGTCATGGATGATCACCATGTCTTGGTTAAGATGCAGCCTGAACGTGACTTTGTTCATAGTTGGGCTCACGAAAGCAAATTGTTGGCAAGTTGtatattttgtcttttctgTTGGACAAAGGAGTTCGATTTACGTAAAGAATCCACGTTGGTCCCGCAGTGGATTTTTCTACCTGGTTTGCAGTTACACCTATATAGAACAAATTGCTTTCATATCTTTGCAACGCGTTTTGGAAAATTCCTGGGAACAGACAATGCTACGTTGAATCGCACTCGGGCCTCTGGCGCTCGGTTGTGTGTGGAGGTTGATCTAACGGAGGACCCTGTTCAGGGTTTTCCAATTATGGTGGGCAATAGGAAGTTGTGGCAAGAGACAAGGTATGAACAAAAgggtttttattgtttgaaatgTTGCAGACATGACCATACGTCAGTGGTTTGTAGAGCTGGGTTTGGTGGTTCAAAGAAAGTCAGGGAAGAAGTGAATGGTGGAGTTAAGAAAGTTTGGCAAGGGAAACAAAAGCAGGGTATGATTATTAGGGAGGACGCTGAACCTAGTGGTAGTACGAAGCAGAATGTTCAGGTGGAAAATGGGGTGGCTTTGGAGGAAAATATTAACATGGGTGTCTCATAGGATATGATGGGTGAAGAAAAAATTAGTCGGGAGGAAGAGTTGGTGGGGATGGTGCAGATTGAGGAAGTGCTTGTGGATTGTGAGGGTGAGCCTATGGACGTGGTACAAAATGATGTGCAAACCCAGCCTATTGTAGAGGAAGTCGATTGTGTGCAATCGTTGGAAGAGTTACCTTCAATCCAAATAGGAAGCCCTGAGGAGCAGGGACTGGCCCTAGTTCAGAGTGGTGACTATGTGGGCCCTGAGCCAAATTTATCTGCGGTTGTGCAGCTGTCGCCTGGGGTGGGTAGTGGCAATGTAATAATATTGTCAAAGGTGCTTGAAATGGAATGTAATGCCTTGGTGCAAGTGGAATCTTTGGCTGTGCCAGCCAATTGTTCGCTTTCAGATGCTGAGGAGGAGGAACAGGGCACAAGTTTGGCTATTCATAAGGGGCATGAGTCTGATAGTATTCATGGTATACTAGTAGTTCGAAGTTGAAGGTTTTGCCAGTGCGTCAGTCCAAGCGAGTGTCCACTCGCACCATGAAATTGAATTTATGAGTGAGTCCATCATTGCATGGAACATTAGAGGGTTGGGTCGGTCTAGGCGTGAGTTGAGGCAGATGATTCGGAAATATAATGGAACCATTGTAGCGCTTTTTGAGCTGTTTTTAAGGCAAGATAAGCTGTTACATCTTGCTAGTGGTTTGGGTTTTGATGGGTTTTATTGTAATGAGGATGTGGGTGGGAAATTTTGGGTATTATGGAAGCATCCGTATGAATTTGAAGTCGCTGGAGTATCAAGTCAGATGGTGACGAGGTGGTTTAATCTGGAGAATAAACGGGCTATGGTAACTTTGTTTACGCCAAATGTGTTTTAACTGCAAGACATGAGTTATGGCAAGATCTGGTGGAGGTTGGTGTGGGCGTTCATCCTTGATTGGttcttggtgattttaatatcatcAGAGAGGACAGGGAATGGGTTAGGGGCGTCCGTGTTCAAGCCAGGCCATGGAAGAGTTTAATGCATGCATTGATGCGTGTGGTTTTGTTGAATTGGCTCACCATGGGAATGCactttcttggtgtaatggccaggAAGGAAATGCTCGTCAATGGGCACGGTTAGACAGGGCTCTAGCTAATTTGCTGTTTTCTGAGTCTTTTCCGTCGACGAATCTAGAATATCTTAATCGTAAGTCCTCGGATCATAGTCCTATGGTGGTGAAGTTATCTCGTTTCTCGCCCAGGCATGGGCCATCTccttttaaattccaaaacatgtGGTGCTTGCATGATGCATTTCAAAATTGTGTGAAGGATGTGTGGGAGAGGCTTGTATATGAGTCAAACTTGGTGAAACTAGCTGCTAAATTAAAACGCACCAAAATTGCACTTCGAGCATGGAATGTATCTGTGTTTGGGAGGATTGATCAGAATATAAAGCAATTGGAAGGAAGGCTAGTATGCTTGGAATCCCAACTTCAGCTGAATTACTCAGAGGATATTGAGTCTGAGTATCTTATATCCAAGCTGGAGCTAGAGGTgtgggaaaagagagaaaaagccCGACTGGCTCAAATAACGAAGAAGAAGTGGTTGAAAGAGAGGGATAAgaactcaaaatttttccatGAGGTGATTAGTCAAAGACGACAAAGTTCTTCTATTGCACAGATGGTACTTGAGAATGGGAAGGTGTTGAGCTCGCCTGTAGTAGTACATGCGGGAGCTGTGAAGTATTTTCAGGAGCTTTTATCAGAGGCTACAGAAACGGAGAGGACAGACTTGCATGGATTAATGCATCCGGAAGTATCATTGATTGAGAATGAGAAGCTGTGTAGTTCACCCATGGAGGAGGAAGTGCTTGCTGCGATTTTCTCCATTCTGCAGCAAAGCAGCCTGGGTCCAGACGGTTTTGGATCATCTTTTATACCTCCTGTTGGGCTACAGTTAAAGAGGATGTACTGGAAGCGGTGAgggatttttttaatggtactGATTTGCCATTATTTTATGCCTCATCTTACATTGTTTTGATTCCAAAGGTACCGAATCCGAGTATCTTTGAGAAATTCATCCTATCAGTCTTTGTTCAGTGGCATATAAGATATTCTCAAAGATCATTGTTTCAAGATTGACGCGTATTTTGCCGAGGTTGATTTCTCCTGAACAAGGAGCGATCATTCCAGGGTGtagtatctttgaaaatatatctctctctctctctcgctcaagAGATGGTGCatggcttgaagaagaagactcgGGGAGGCAATGTTATGGTCAAGATTGATATGGCGAAGGTATATGATCGAGTACACTGGgattttttattccaaatgCTTGAGGGTCTgggtttttctgaaaatttttgtaAGCTAGTTCGCTCATGTGTTAGCTCTCCTTGGTATTCGGTGATGATGAATGGGCCttataaaggtttttttaaatcCAATAGAGGTCTTCGACAGGGTGATCCTCTATCGCTTTATCTATTTATCTTGATGCATGAGGTTTTATCTCTTCTACTTCGACAGAAATTTGAGAGTGGAGGTATTGGAAAATTTTATCATCCAAAGGGGTCTCCGTTGGTTTCACATTTACTGTACACGGATGATGTATTAGTTTTTTTGAATGGGATGAAGCGCTCGATGCAAGGGTTGATGAGGACTTTTGCTTTGTATGAGAAATGGTCTAGGCAACGGATTAGTAATGAAGTATGCACTTTTTGCTCCGTATGTTAGTAGTGCAAGGAGGCATCATTTATTATGGAGTACTGGCTTTCGGGACGGAGGGCATGACGCTGCGACTTACTTGGGGGCCCCGTTGATGGATGGGAGGTTGAAGGCTAGTTATTTGGATTCGTTGGTGACTAAAGTAAGAGCAAGAGTTGCTGTATGGAAGGCTCGTTTATTATCACAAGGGGGGAGATTGGTTCTGTTAAAGCATGTTTTAATGAGCATGGCTTCCTATATTTTAGCTGTCATGGATGTTTCGAAGGTGGTGATTGCTAAgctaaataatattctatcgtcttttttttggggtgaaCATGGAGGCAAGGCTAAGATGAAATGGTGTGCTTTGGATTGGATCAGCAAGCCAACTAGTGAAGGGGGCTTGGGATTGAGGAGTTTTTAGGAAGTGCAGAGGGTCATGCATATGAAACTGTCATGGTCTCTTTTGTCAACTAATTCATTGTGGGCTCGGTTTTTGCTGCAAAAATATGGAAAGGGTAGGCATTTATCTCTGGTGGTCTCTACACATGCAAGTTCTCAATTATGGAGATCAATTGTCTTTGTTTTGCCAGAGGTTTGTGAGGCTTCGAGAGTGAAGGTGAATGAGGGTCGATCATCGttttggtttgatagatggGTCAAGGAGAGGCCGCTGTGTGAGCTGGTTTCTTCAGTGGGTCAGCCTCTTTTGAAGATTAGTGATGTCTAGCTTGATAATTAGTGGGATTTTGAGGTTCTTTCTCAACTGGTGGGGGAAGAATTGGCTAATGAGGTTCTAAGGAGAGTCTGTGCTGGCAGAGCAGGAGAGGATGTGCTAATTTGGAGGCCAAGTCCGAATGGTCAGTTTTCTTCAGCTAGTGCATGGGAGATTATATGGGTGAAAGGCTAACAGTACCCTTGGATGAATTGGATGTGGAACAAAAATCTACCTGGGAAGTTCTCGGTATGCATGTGGAGGGCGAGGTTTAGGTGCCTTTCAGTTGACGACCGAGTTCGTAGCCGTGGGGTTTATCTAGTCTTGAAATATGATTGCTGCGAGGGGCCACAAATGGAAACTTTTGGATCATGTATTGGCCACTGGTGAGTTCGCACAGCAAGTGTGGAAAATGGCTGCTTTAGCTATAGGAGTTCCGTGTTTGCAGACGGGAACATGGTGGAGTTGAGTGTCAGTATGGTTTTCATGTGCAAAGAAATCTAcgcaaaaaggaaaaattattgGGCTGCTTCCAAGCATTTTAACTTGGTGTCTATGGAGAAGACGATGTAGAGCAAGGATGGAAGGGATCCATGAGAATGTAGTGGGCGTTTGGAGAACTATTCGTACCTGGCTGGGAGCTATGGTGAATGATAGCAGCGTGCTTGACCCATTTGATGAGTTACGTTTACGTGAATTGGACATCCTAGTTTGGTGTCGATTTGGTCAACATGTTCAGCTTGTAGCTTGGCAAAGACCAGCTGCTGAGTGGtgaaaattaaatgtggatggaagTTGTAGGGGTAATCCGGGTacttgtggtggtggtggagtggTGCGAGATAATTGTGGAGTGCTTATTGGTGCTTTTTCAGAATACTTTGGGGTGGGTACGAATACGGAGGCTAGTTGCGTGCTCTTTTATGTGGCGTGAAGTTGTGCAAGCAATTGGGTGGTTCTCATATTGTCTTAGAATGTGATTCGAAGGTGGTAGTGGACTGGCTTAGGGCTCGTCGATGTACGTTATGGTATTTCTGAGATTATTAGGATGAGTTAGTTCATGAACTTGAAGGGTTATCCTATCAAGTAGTGCACTAGTTTAGAGAAGGTAATCAAGCAACAGGTTTCCTTTCGAGAAGAGGTGAAGCAGGCCAAGTGAGTTATTATggtgtgaatgatttgttgccTAGGCTATTACGGGGTATAATCCTATTAGATAAAATGGGTATGCCTACATTGCGAGGGCACTCATGGTTTTAGAGGCTGAGAGggattttggtgtttttgtgtttttagttGGTTCTTTGGTTTTTGGTTTCGGttctttgtaattttgagtGGATTGTGGTTTTCTTGTTACATGGTATTCTTCCATCATAAATAAGGGATTGATTAATAATACTGGATACAGGCCACTCTTAAATATGTGGCTCTAActcttataaaacaaaatataaaataaaataaaatacaaaaatatgcaaatagACTGCTTGCTATaaggtaggggtgggcagcggggccccgcccggcttccgccccgccccgcatagagagggcatagcgggggcggggggcgggatgaccccagcggggcctCGCCCCGCCTCCGCcccacattaatttttttttttatttatatatattaaataaatatattgtatatagatatacacaatttataaaagacttaaaattatattcaagtcattggattgctttggcctcctaggccaatctttatataggaggccaaggcaatacaatagtcatctttaagcaatgtgagacttagtagtaagtcccacattgcttaaagatgactattgtattgccttggcctcctatataaagattggcttAAGAGGCCAAATCAATCCTCTAACTCTATATataagacaaaatataaaataaaatcaataccaaaggtagcacccctactatAAGGGCATTGAATTAATGGGTTTAGAGTCTAGACAGACAGGTATCCCTAAATCCTACTCAATTACCTGAACGGTGGCTTGAAGATGTGAATCCTTGTCATCAATCTATATGAAagcttgcaaaagaaaaaaattttcttcgtaaaagaaaaatataaaattaaaatattattaaaatataatttttatttaaaaatctgtattcttttttatatttcatttaaaaatttagaataataaaataataattagataaaaaagttatatttgaaattaaaaaatatatatttgaatgatatttaaaaaaaattatgaaaaaatttgagaCAATTTGCATTTATTTAGTTAAcgtcaaaatctttttttttttaatctaaaaattacTACATCTCAAGCAAAAGTCATTAGCATATATAGTGCgaaaaattgttataaatgtaatttctCGAGCAAAGTCATCCAGCAATTGGTTGGTCTgcaaatgaattttaaaaattcaagaaacttAACAAGTTAACGTCACTTAACAGATCGTAAAGCACTAGAGCTGTATGAATAGAAGGACAAAGTTGTAAATTGAAGGAGAGCATCTTTGGCGCCAGAAGCCTCGTAATTAGTTCATTTATCAGAATAATTCACAGTAAACTAAGCCATATGCAATAAAATTAATGTTTCTAAGTCAAgatggctggctggctggcaGCCATTGTATTCACAAACATCAAGTAATCATCTTTACAACAAAAACTAGGTGCAATTCTGAAGCTGAGTTTGCTACAGATTGATTAGCAAGGTTTACGACGACCTGCATACAAATTTCTGTTGTTGCTGGTTTTGGCATTGTACATGGCATGATTTTGCTTTGTCTCTCAGCTCTTGAAACGCCCTCATTGTTTCCACATCAAAGCCACCAGCAAACTGGCCATGAACAAGCAAACACATTACCATTTGCATCCCCCATCAATaatgtatttaaaacaaaacaaaacaaaaaaaaccctgATTTCTCGACCATAGAAATGGGGTAAATCATTTACCTGATGTACTCTGAATGCAAATCTAACACATTGAACAATCAGCTCTTCTTCTTCTGGACCACTGCCAACTGTTTCGAGCTCTGCAGACACTCTCTTCATGTACTTCGTGGCCAATTTTACAGATGCCAACTTGATCTGCACCATTTTACagcatttgtttttataaatgagCTATATAATTGGGCATGGAGTAACTTAAATTCAACATCCAACTAGAATGttaaatgaaaaatgtaaaGTGGACAGGTAAAGTGTATCAACTCCAACCCTTTACAGCCCACTTCACTACATAAAAATCTATCCAGCAATAGGCTTAATACCCAATTCACAACAGTGGTTTGACATAACAATGCTGCAAAAGTAACCACGATATTTCTCCGCTACAAGTAAAGGGTTTGTATAAAATCACGGGGAGTTGTcctcttcaataaaaataataacaagatttttttattttttatcagttGGATGGATCCTTAAAGTCAGGTGTGACTGTGTGAGGAGCAGAGTAGTAAATATCTAACATATATTGAGTATCTCACAAACAGAGAGTTAGTGACATTAAAATATGCAACTTTGAAGAACTTTCAAGACTTCCTTCACATTAGTAAAGAATGCAAATTGCAACCCCCATCGGGGTTTTCAAGATTATGGAACCCCATAAATGGTCAACAGAGAGGAGGGAAATGGACAAACAGACACATTTAAGAATCTGGAAGTTCACATGTGCGCGTGCAGGtttgcacagagagagagaaatgaggcAAAAGCAAAATCTAAACCTTCCTTGTGTCATTTTGCGACCACTATTCCTAGTTATGCTCCATGGGGCAGTATTGGTGAAACCTTCATTACAAGGGACCACCTGAAATCTATTAATTAATCTACCAAAAGGGCCAAGTGGTTGGTCTCTGAGAAACGAAATTACCTGGCTTACAAAACCAGCATCGAGCATCCAATCCGTAGGAATATTATAAactttatatttctttgtgGCAGATTCTCTCAAACGCGAGAGATTGTAAACACCATGTTCTAACCTGTTCGTGGTTAtaagaaataacaaaattagAGAACAAAATGGAAacattcatataatatatagaatagaTATGGAAAAGAGCATTACTTTTCGAGTAAAGCCTGCATTTTCTTCAGGGCCGGGACGCACGGCTGTCGGGCATCGTCGCGAAAGGAGGAAGCCTCGGATTCGAGTTTCTTGAGATCACAGTACCCAAATGCCGCCTCGCGCAGTGCATCTGCCTTCTGCTCCGGCCACTCAAAATGCTTCAGAACAGCTCTTTCATCCACCTAAAACTCAAAAGAAGGAAATGATTCAAATCAAAGTAACAGATactccaaaaaataataatataaagcaAAAAATGCAGTGTACCAGGTAGGAGAGCTCGTCGTCGAGCCATTTAACAAATGGAACAACATCCTCAATGTCCGTAAATGCTGCACTCTCAACTTCTTTTATCAGAAATCTTATGAAGTCTCCCTGAGTTTCTACATCTGACTTTATctgaaaaaaattcacattaaACGTGAAAACTCAAATCAAACCAACAATCGCTAAAAACCCTGTTTGCCCAATCGACTAAACAAACGAAGAAAAGGGAGTATTTCCGAACAAGTTTGGATTGCCACTAGGGTTCATCAAAATTACACCTTTTTTAGTTTTGTCTTGTTTTGAttcttttgattttgaaaagggAATACCGAATATAAACAGTGTCTTATCTGCCAAGCAATTAAGAtgaaatccaagaaacaaaaagtgCACACACAGGCAACAGTAAAGACACAGATGCTCCTGTCAGTAGTCACTGACATAAATTAAAGCTCCAATGTTAAAAAACTGTAGATACGACCGGACAAAGCAAACCGCGACCGATTACCGGGACTTACCGCGAGCAAATGAGAAGACCGGTTCTCGATTTCGCCGATCATGTCACGAGTGTTGGCCGTGGCCGGTGCCGCCTCCGAGGTGGTGCCTGAGTCCCGTCGGGAGTCCCTTCGCATTAAGGAGTGGTAGAACTCCACCACCTCAGGCACCCTCCTCACTTTCGTCGGCACCCCCTTCAACCCCATCGGTGGCGGGGGAGGCGGTGGAGGCACCATTCTCTTCGGTGGAGGCGGCGGAGGAATCGGTTGCTCCGTAGACGCTTTGTTCTCGGAAGAGAAAAAAGCACTGCTTGGCAATGTACTGGGTGATAAGGTTGTGGATGATGGTCTCGGTGGTGGTTTTGGGACCCTAGGGAGGCGAGATCTGAGATTCGAGAGAGCGGATTCGGACGACTCGGCAAGGTCCTCCGAGTTACACCTCGAGTGCCTTGGTCTCTCATTTTCTGTGTCCTCTTTCTTCGAATCCGGTCCTTCGAGCTTCTGGTTCTCAAAACTCAAACTGCTGTCCGCACATTTGGTTCCCTTTTTCAAGTTCTTTATGAGATTTGATTTCACGGATGCCTCTATTAGGCCCTGAAACCTCTGGGAAGATGAAAGGTCGTCATTGTTCATGATCAGCTCTACTCTGTTGCGATCCAATGCTGTTCTCTTCAACTCCAAAATCTCAGCCTCCATTGCCTTGACTTTCTTATCGCTCTCTTTTCTCTCATCCTCCATCCTCGTCTTTAACCCTTCCAGTTCCATTCTCAACGTCTGGTTCTCAATCTCCAAGCACTCGATTCTGTTGGAGGCTCTTTGGAGCTCTGCGTCTTTGGCAAATATCTCGTTCTCAAGGACAGGGACAATGGCGACGGACTCCTTCAAAAGCTTGTACTCGAGGAGCTCGGTCTTCAAGCGTGACTCTTTCTCACGGAGCTCCTCGACCAGACGAAGCAGCTCCGTGACATCAGGTGGGCGAGGCTGGACCTGAGCTGACGAGCGTGGGAAGTAAACCCCGAAGGACCTAGAGAACACTGCTTTCTGGGGAACCTTAGCCGAGCTCGGTGATGGCAATGGCGGTTTCGGGGGCGTCTCCTGCTTCGAGCAGGACGCAGACTTCTGCAGCCCCATGGCCTGTCTCACCTTCCCAGCCACCATTGCAACTCACTCACTCTCTAGCTACTCACTCACTCTATATCTCCAAAAGAGTATAGATGAAGTGAAACCACTGGGTTCTCGTTTTTCCCCAAAGGTTTTTCTTGGGGCTCTGTGTTTTTTTTCCAAGTCCTCTAGTTTTCAATCCACTGGGATAGAGTGAAGCGTACAAAGACGTCGTTGTCTGGGGAAGAGAGGATGGAGTTTGAACTTGAAGTTTCCGAGTGATGAGAAAATAATCGAAGTGAAAGATAGGGAACGTCGAAAGTGTACGCTGCGGCTGTGTTAAAGAGAGGGTAAAGGTAGGAACTAAGGAGCTCCGAAAACGAGGAACGGTCTCTTCTTTTCTCGGTTCCGGTTTGAAAAAccaagaaatagaaaaatggTAATCGTAGTTATCTCAAACTCTCAATCCTTTTGCTCCCCAAAATTATTATGGAAAACTATATTATGAATtaaaatgtaattatttttttattttttatttaaatataaatatgtgaatGTTGAGTAATATTTTTtcgtaataatattttttattttaaataattaaaattgttataatatttgtatattcttttttttaatattttaaaaaataaaaataaagacttAATAGTATTTGAAAAATCTATATGTTAATAAAATGACTTTTTGTATGGAAATATTAAATACTCAgcaaaaatttattataatagttGTAATTTGCAAATTTCAAGAAAACTTAATAGTATTTGAAAAATCTATATGGacagatttaaaaatttaagatccTTGAGATTATTTGTTCAATATTGTTACAATAAGAGGAAAGTATTAGTCTTTCTAAATAGTGTTTTTGTATCTGTGttaattcatctcattccatCAAGAAGTTCAGAATCAACAAAGGTCTTCGAAGCCTACACATGAACAGTTAACACATGATTAAATCTGAttagcagaaaaataaaagtaatattatattcaagtttcaaatagataaatctcatataagtttttcttttttgtaaaaagttgAGTCTTACtaataaaaacttattttttttataattttttaagatgtgatttacttttttacgaagatttacataaaatttatctatttaaaacgtgtacaaatcatttttcaaaaaaaaaaatggttgataTGTATTGCTCTTTTTTAACTTTCGCAAGCTCATGAAATATTCTAAAGGATACACGATTTCAAAGTTTGAAATGATATTAATGTGGGAAATTTAAGATGGATTTTGAAGAAACCCAATTAATTGAGGAAGATCATTGTACCTGAAATTTGTTTGATTACATTAACTACTACAATGATATGAAATTAGGTTTGGAAGGACATTAAGCAGAAAGGAATGTGACAAGAGGTACTACTGTGAGTGGGGAGGGAATAAATGTATAAACGAAAAGTGGTCCTCCAATCCTAGGCTATCTTGTGTCACTTGTTTGCACGCAAGGGGTAACGATCGATGCATGAACGTGAGTTAATCTACAGGCTCCATTTAACCTGCTGCATAGACACTCCattttattaagaataatattacatatagtcATGGAATACATAAATATCgtgcagttattttgaaaaagagtagactttattattaaaaatttaattttttttcatataagtctcatatttattcatttttttcaaaatgattacgcggtGCTTgtacgctcacgactgcaagtatcatttctcttctattAATGAATTGGGTTTGGATTTTTGCCAATTTTAGTAACCCAAAACTTTCCACTAATTGTATTCTTTTACTGTCATTTCTTTTTAGTTTGtataaatactttaatcacgtaaaaataaatttataaattagcatgaatttaatgtgatatatcaagttgtaaaattatttttattataaattaaatcatgtcaatttatgaattaatttttatgtaatctatttatctatAACACTTCCCGTTTGTTTTTAAACTACATTTAGAATATGAGAAAATCTTCAAACATGTCTAGTGTTAAAGCTCAAATAACACATTCCAATGAGGTAGTGCCACGTTGTCATCCCATTTGGCTAAGAATGGACCGCACATACACTGAATTGCAGGTTGCATGCATTAGAAACTCTCTCCCAAGACCCTCCCATCTTCGAGACCCTCTCTACCAAAACTTTAGAAAATCCATTATTTCGTTATCTTGACCATCGAAGTTCCTCAAAGCCGAATCTACAGAGGTCTAAATCCACAATAATTTAtaatgaaagcttaaatttgtAGCATCTAAATCCATAATAAAAGTCGAAAAGATTAAATTACAATCCCATTACATTGATAAACCCATTAGCCAAAAATATAATCACACAAAAAAATTGTGTTGCAAAGATTTCTACATCATTATCGATAACAACATTTGCAAGGAAACCAGACTTTCAGCAT from Juglans regia cultivar Chandler chromosome 4, Walnut 2.0, whole genome shotgun sequence encodes:
- the LOC108998395 gene encoding uncharacterized protein LOC108998395, coding for MEEFNACIDACGFVELAHHGNALSWCNGQEGNARQWARLDRALANLLFSESFPSTNLEYLNRKSSDHSPMVVKLSRFSPRHGPSPFKFQNMWCLHDAFQNCVKDVWERLVYESNLVKLAAKLKRTKIALRAWNVSVFGRIDQNIKQLEGRLVCLESQLQLNYSEDIESEYLISKLELEVWEKREKARLAQITKKKWLKERDKNSKFFHEVISQRRQSSSIAQMVLENGKVLSSPVVVHAGAVKYFQELLSEATETERTDLHGLMHPEVSLIENEKLCSSPMEEEVLAAIFSILQQSSLGPDGFGSSFIPPVGLQLKRMYWKR
- the LOC108998370 gene encoding protein CHUP1, chloroplastic-like, with the protein product MVAGKVRQAMGLQKSASCSKQETPPKPPLPSPSSAKVPQKAVFSRSFGVYFPRSSAQVQPRPPDVTELLRLVEELREKESRLKTELLEYKLLKESVAIVPVLENEIFAKDAELQRASNRIECLEIENQTLRMELEGLKTRMEDERKESDKKVKAMEAEILELKRTALDRNRVELIMNNDDLSSSQRFQGLIEASVKSNLIKNLKKGTKCADSSLSFENQKLEGPDSKKEDTENERPRHSRCNSEDLAESSESALSNLRSRLPRVPKPPPRPSSTTLSPSTLPSSAFFSSENKASTEQPIPPPPPPKRMVPPPPPPPPMGLKGVPTKVRRVPEVVEFYHSLMRRDSRRDSGTTSEAAPATANTRDMIGEIENRSSHLLAIKSDVETQGDFIRFLIKEVESAAFTDIEDVVPFVKWLDDELSYLVDERAVLKHFEWPEQKADALREAAFGYCDLKKLESEASSFRDDARQPCVPALKKMQALLEKLEHGVYNLSRLRESATKKYKVYNIPTDWMLDAGFVSQIKLASVKLATKYMKRVSAELETVGSGPEEEELIVQCVRFAFRVHQFAGGFDVETMRAFQELRDKAKSCHVQCQNQQQQKFVCRSS